The sequence TGTTTTACAGGAGTTCTGGCACAAGATTCAAAAGTCTTTGGCAGTGCTAAGCTGAGCCATTGTTTTTGTCCTGCATAGACGTTTCATAAGCATAATTAAAGTCAAAAACTAGCACTAACAATATTGGATTACGCACTATCGTATAAAAGCGACAGTGTCCTCAGGATCAATATTATGGCAAAATATTCGAACATGCATGACTCAACGTAACTTCCTAACGTCTGCTTTGGCAACTAAGTTATTGTTGTCGATATCCTATCAACATATTTGGACGGCTGGCGTAGCTTTTCCTCGTCAGATGAGCGCATATTTCGTTGTTTGCTGCATGAACTCCAACAAAACCCTAATTTTAACTCCTACGAAACGTATGTAAATCTGGTTGGAGTATAAACAGAGAGCAACGAAACATGCCCTCAGTATCTGACGAATACAGCTAAGGAAGTTGTCGAAATGGcgtggaaagaaaaaaaagacatcaaCTCTGCTACAAATTCAGACACTGTACATCAATAGTTTCACCGAGGAAGGTTGACAGATCATGACATGACAACTACACCCACTCGTCACACTCACATATGCAAAAAACCATGAGTTTCACTCTTTCGTCAAGGGCTGATGCATctgattagaaaaaaaaaaattccgattTAAGCATCTGAGGCCCTAAAGGAGTCTCTCCTGCACAAAAGCTGTGACATGggtgtaatccaatctctgtcttcctctacagtttttgccctctatagctccctctagtaccaaggaagtaattccgtgatgtcttaacagatgtgctaccatCCTCTCATTTCCTTTACCACATATCCCTTCgaactttcgtctgtagcaccacatctcaaatgctcttctgttccggttttcccacagtccatgtttcactgccatacaatgctgtgctcccaacGTAAATTCCcggaaatttcttactcaaatttggtgatagaagacttctcttggccaggaatgccgtttttggcagtgctagtctgattttgatgtcatctttgctctgtccgtcattggttattttactgcctagtcagcagaattccttaacttcatctacttcgtgaccatcaatcctgttgctaagtttctcgccgttctcgttTCTCctgcttctcactactttcgtctttcttcgatttattccgaATCCATACTTTGTATTCGTTAGATTGTTCACTcccttcagcagatcctgtaattattcttcactttcactcaggagagcaatatcatcagcgaatcgtaacagaaatcctttcaccttgaattttagtcccactccagaaccttccttttatttccatcattacttcttcgatgtacagattgaacagtaggggcgaaagactacacccctgtcatacaccctttttaatccgagcaattcgttcttgatcgtccgctcttattattccctcttggctcttgcatgtattgtatattatccatccctccctatagcgtacccctatttcTATGAAAATTTCGAACATCATCAACAATTTAATATTGAcgtacgctttttccagatcgacaaaccctatgaacgtgtcttgattttcggtcatttccaagaatgtttgcctatcgaagacgcggggtccaaacgatacatatcgaacgtgcgatcgtaaatctaTCATGCGATactggtggcgggcgttgtgatcagttatttgtgatcgtcatttttagctgtttcccgtcgttcccttagttgttctaaattacatacctccaggAATTATTTGTGAAttgctagggaatcccagacgatttatgtggttagtgagtgggatgtctggtgttcttgacgtttcttcggcggattctctcacatggaaaatctAATTCCAAGTTTATCcaacgtagaaaattgttcgactttttgtcgcaaatatggagtacaaCTGGACGAGGGAAGAACGAACTGTGTAGACTGTGGCGGTGCGAAGTGTGTacaacttcgtaagaacagtttcgatgctgaaataccgtttacaatttcattgtggacagtgcggaaaacgaacaagtatcaggaagaatgcatggttcgactcttccaaattatccatccagaccaccgtaatggactttgaTATGACAATACCGACGACGCGTAagataagtcgtctcctttgcaattaaaattatatttgtaacgctcttcttttgttgttgctgtagcgaccaccgtGAAGATACTCATAACGCCCACTACCAGAGTCGGATGATCGatttacgatgttgttgttgtggtcttcagtccagagaccggtttgatgcagctctccatgctactctatcctgtgcaagcttcttcatctcccagtacctactgcaacctacatccttctgaatccgtttagtgtattcatctcttcgtctccctctacgatttttaccctccacgctgccctccgatattaaactggtgatcccttgatgccccagaatatgtcctacaaaccgatcccttcttctagtcaaattgtgccacaaatctctcttctccccagttctgttcaatacctcctcattagttatgtgatctacccatctaatcttcagcattcttctgtagcttctattctcttcttgtctaaaccatttatcgtccatgtttcattccatacatggctacattccatacaaatactttcagaaacgacttcctgacaaatctacactcgatgttaacaaatttctcttcttcagaaacgctttccttgccattgccagtctgcattttatatccgctctacttcgaccgtcgtgagttattttgctccccaaatagcaaaactcatttaccactttaagcgtctcatttcctagtctaattcccgcagcatcacccgatttaattcgactacattccattatcctcctcttgcttttgttgatgttcatcttatatcctcctttcaagacactgtccattccgtccagctgctcttccaagtcctttgctgtctctgacagaattacaatgtcatcggtgaacctcaaagtttttatttcttctccatggattttaattcctactccgaatttttcttttgtttcctttactgcttgctcaatatacagattgaataacatcggggataggctacaaccctgtctcattcccttcccaacctctgcttccctttcatgcccctcgactcttataaatgccatctagtttctgtacaaattgtaaatagcctttcgctccctgtattttaccccttccaccttcagaatttgaaagagagtattccagtcaacattgtcaaaagcttcctctaagtctacaaatgctaggaacgtgggtttgcctttccttaatctttcttctaaggtgagtcgtaagatcagtattgcctcacgtgttccaacatttctacggaatccaaactgatcttctccgaggtccgcttctaccagttttccattcctctgcaaagaattcgtgttagtattttgtagccgtggcttattaaactgatagttcggtaattttcacatctgtcaacacctgctttctttgggattggaattattacattcttcttgaattctgaggttatttcgcctgtctcatatatcttgttcaccagatggtagagttttgtcaggactggctctcccaaggctatcagtagttctaatggaatgttatctactcctggggccttgtatcgacttaggtctttcagtgctctgtcaaactcttcacgcagtatcatatctcccatttcatcttcttctatctcctcttccgtttccataatattgtcctcaaatacatcgcccttgtatataccttgtatatactccttccacctttctgctttcccttctttgcttagaactgggtttccatctgagcgatTTACGatagcacgttcgatatgtatcgtttggaccccgccacTTCGATAGAcacgataggcaatcattcttggaaattaccttattttccattatcaactgcaaaatcAGAATTGTCTCTGatgccttcacttttcctaaagccaaacagatagtTATCTAACATATTCTCAATATTCTGGGGAGGTTATGCTAAGCTTAATACGGTGGACTTGTATTTGGGAGGAAATAGGCTCAAATTGTCACTTGTCCACCCAATTTTAGATTTTCCGTCGTTTCTTTCTGATTGGTGCCAGGATGGTCTTAGTGACTGTAGTGCTCACTCGTTAAGCTCTTTCTCCTTCGTCCATCTAAGCAAGTGGTCCAGCTCCAATGCCCGCTTAGCTGTCGAGTGTCGAAGTCTAGCTTGGGGTCCTTCCCGCATTACGGTAAAGTAGCAACTAACGCTGTGCGCTGTCCTGCAGGCTCCCGCGCGGTACGCCTTCAAGTACGGCGTGACGGACCCCAACACGGGCGACATCAAGCAGCAGTCGGAGTCGCGCCACGGGGACGTGGTGAAGGGCCAGTACTCGCTGGTCGAGCCGGACGGCTCGGTTCGCACGGTCGACTACACGGCGGACCCGGTGAACGGCTTCAACGCGGTCGTCAGCAAGAGCGGACCTGCCGTGCACCCGCCGCCTGCGCCCAAGCCCGTGGTCGTGGCCAAGCCCGTGGTCGTGGCCGCCCCGCCGGTCGTGCACCAGCCCGCCGCGCACGTCGTCGCCGTGCCGCAGGTCATCACGGCAGGTGTGTGCTCTACCTTTGTCCACGAGGAACGGTGTGACGTGTGGAATTATCAGGCTAGTCTTTACACGTTCTTCTTTCACGTTTAGGAACTCTTCTCCACTTTCTCTCGTCAGGATGGTATCATCTGCACCTCCAAG comes from Schistocerca piceifrons isolate TAMUIC-IGC-003096 chromosome 8, iqSchPice1.1, whole genome shotgun sequence and encodes:
- the LOC124711876 gene encoding cuticle protein 19-like, whose protein sequence is MGPMQALLAAFAVWRVTSALPGFVRPVAIDYYAPARYAFKYGVTDPNTGDIKQQSESRHGDVVKGQYSLVEPDGSVRTVDYTADPVNGFNAVVSKSGPAVHPPPAPKPVVVAKPVVVAAPPVVHQPAAHVVAVPQVITAEVVKPHYVTQHEYDLYDGAAGYVVDNAAHYPHYSYY